The following proteins come from a genomic window of Companilactobacillus pabuli:
- a CDS encoding tyrosine-protein phosphatase — MANDNERVLNLEKGVNFRELGGYKTSDGKTVKYHKVLRSAGLADLTDNDLKFLKDYGLKIDVDFRSKQEVDKKPDKRPDGVRYVWAPVFKEDETKSSEVQSEGYIPEIDGDPTDGYAHMIAVYRDIITGDSAKAAYRKFFNQLLLNTGKDESLIFHCSAGKDRTGMGAVFFLQALGVPFETIKSDYLLTNKANKEYVTDLLSMLKEKGYTDPDVLSSVHDLMTVHTNYLATAMRTIDKEYGNIDKYIKNELGVTESEINSLKKIYLE, encoded by the coding sequence ATGGCTAACGATAATGAACGTGTTTTAAACCTTGAAAAAGGCGTTAATTTCCGTGAACTTGGCGGCTACAAAACTAGCGATGGCAAAACTGTTAAATATCACAAAGTATTAAGATCTGCTGGTTTGGCCGATTTGACTGATAATGATTTGAAATTTCTCAAGGATTACGGTCTAAAGATTGATGTCGACTTTCGTTCTAAACAAGAAGTTGATAAAAAGCCTGACAAACGTCCCGATGGCGTTCGTTACGTTTGGGCTCCCGTATTTAAAGAAGATGAAACAAAATCTTCTGAAGTCCAAAGTGAAGGTTACATCCCTGAAATTGACGGCGATCCAACTGATGGTTATGCCCATATGATTGCTGTTTACCGTGATATTATCACAGGAGATTCAGCAAAAGCAGCTTATCGTAAATTCTTTAACCAATTATTACTAAATACTGGCAAAGATGAATCATTGATCTTCCATTGCAGTGCTGGTAAAGATAGAACTGGTATGGGGGCTGTTTTCTTCTTGCAAGCTTTAGGAGTACCCTTTGAAACTATCAAGTCAGATTATTTATTGACTAACAAAGCCAACAAAGAATACGTTACAGATTTACTTTCCATGTTAAAGGAAAAAGGCTACACCGATCCTGATGTACTTAGTTCAGTTCACGACTTAATGACCGTTCATACTAATTACTTAGCCACAGCCATGAGAACTATCGACAAGGAATACGGTAACATAGATAAGTATATCAAAAACGAACTAGGGGTAACTGAGTCAGAAATCAATAGTTTGAAGAAGATTTATCTCGAATAA
- the asnB gene encoding asparagine synthase (glutamine-hydrolyzing), producing MCGIVGFVDKNIADKKPVIEAMMETIKHRGPNSSGELVEGDTAFGFRRLSIIDINSGMQPIYNEDRSKAIIFNGEIYNYKDVRKDLKKAGHIFSTETDTEVLLHGFEEWGIEGLLKRIRGMFAFAIYDLKTGDITGARDFFGIKPLYYYNREGTFIFGSEIKSFLKEPNFKKELNKAALKPYLTFQYSALHETFFKNVFRIPEGHYFTYKNGKLSIKKYWDMAFKENHLSFEETVKRIDKAMHESVEEHSISDVPVGSLLSSGVDSSYVTAILKPQHTYSIDFDTSTYEEGSAAKLLADKLGLENTRGIVTKEEAIKSIPLIQYYMDEPDANPSCVPLYFLTKLASRDVTVILSGEGADELFAGYANYGFHSHSKVIRVVAEDLKKLPKGVKYKLAHGLKKMPNFPGRLHLYESTAKAEEFFIGQAKIFTEKEAADLVKPEFEKSRSVKDIVMRSYNKVSGYDDEVKKMQYLDLHQFMSNDILLKADRMSMANSMELRVPFLDKEMAKVASGIPTKYLLNSKDSKYALRVAAERALPDEWAKREKLGFPVPIRDWIKTKEVYEDFRKLFSADFAGEFFDQDAILKMLDGCYRGENDDRRKVWTIYTFLIWYKVYFIDNGKKPDVDPQVVVPGEKVEQNA from the coding sequence ATGTGTGGAATTGTCGGATTCGTTGATAAGAATATTGCAGACAAGAAGCCTGTCATCGAAGCTATGATGGAAACGATCAAGCATCGTGGTCCAAATAGTTCGGGTGAATTGGTTGAAGGTGATACAGCATTTGGTTTTCGACGTTTGAGTATCATCGATATTAACAGTGGTATGCAACCTATCTATAACGAAGATAGATCTAAAGCCATTATTTTTAATGGTGAAATTTATAACTATAAAGATGTAAGAAAAGATTTAAAGAAGGCAGGACATATTTTCAGTACTGAAACTGATACTGAAGTTTTGCTACACGGTTTTGAGGAATGGGGCATTGAGGGCCTTTTGAAGAGAATCCGTGGTATGTTTGCTTTCGCTATTTACGATTTGAAGACTGGTGATATTACTGGTGCTAGAGATTTCTTTGGTATCAAACCACTTTATTATTACAATCGTGAAGGTACATTTATTTTTGGTTCAGAAATCAAGTCTTTCTTGAAAGAACCTAACTTTAAAAAAGAATTAAATAAAGCTGCTTTGAAACCATACTTAACTTTCCAATACTCAGCTTTGCATGAAACATTCTTCAAGAACGTCTTCAGAATTCCTGAAGGTCACTACTTTACTTATAAGAATGGAAAATTGAGTATCAAGAAGTACTGGGATATGGCATTTAAAGAAAATCATTTGTCATTTGAAGAAACAGTTAAGAGAATTGACAAAGCCATGCACGAATCAGTTGAAGAACACTCAATCAGTGATGTACCGGTTGGTTCATTGCTTTCTAGTGGTGTGGATTCAAGTTACGTTACTGCAATTTTGAAGCCACAACATACTTATTCAATTGATTTTGATACAAGTACTTATGAAGAAGGTAGTGCTGCTAAACTCTTGGCTGATAAATTAGGCCTTGAAAATACTCGTGGTATCGTAACTAAGGAAGAAGCTATCAAGTCTATTCCTTTGATTCAATACTACATGGATGAACCAGATGCCAACCCTTCATGTGTACCGCTTTACTTCCTAACTAAATTAGCTAGTCGAGATGTTACGGTAATTCTATCTGGTGAAGGTGCCGATGAATTGTTTGCCGGCTATGCCAATTATGGATTCCACTCACATTCTAAGGTCATCAGAGTCGTTGCTGAAGACTTGAAGAAGTTGCCTAAGGGTGTGAAATACAAGTTGGCCCACGGACTAAAGAAGATGCCAAACTTCCCAGGACGTTTGCACTTGTACGAATCAACAGCCAAAGCTGAAGAGTTCTTTATTGGTCAAGCTAAAATCTTTACTGAAAAAGAAGCTGCTGATTTAGTTAAACCAGAATTTGAAAAATCACGTTCTGTTAAAGACATCGTTATGAGAAGCTACAACAAAGTTAGTGGCTATGATGATGAAGTTAAGAAGATGCAATATCTCGATCTTCACCAATTCATGTCAAACGATATCTTGTTGAAAGCCGACCGTATGAGTATGGCTAATTCAATGGAATTGCGTGTACCATTCCTAGATAAGGAAATGGCTAAAGTAGCTTCAGGTATTCCTACTAAGTATCTTTTGAACAGTAAAGATAGTAAGTATGCTTTGCGTGTCGCTGCCGAACGTGCTTTACCAGATGAATGGGCTAAGCGTGAAAAACTAGGCTTCCCAGTTCCAATTCGTGACTGGATCAAGACTAAGGAAGTTTATGAAGACTTCCGTAAGTTATTCAGTGCTGACTTTGCTGGTGAATTCTTCGATCAAGATGCTATTTTGAAGATGCTTGATGGTTGTTATCGTGGTGAAAACGATGATCGTCGTAAAGTTTGGACAATTTATACATTCTTGATCTGGTACAAGGTTTACTTTATCGACAATGGTAAGAAGCCAGATGTTGATCCACAAGTTGTTGTACCTGGAGAAAAAGTCGAACAAAACGCTTAG
- a CDS encoding DNA-3-methyladenine glycosylase I — translation MRCNWANSSEEMQQYHDTEWGKPNHNETYFFEMLTLEGAQAGLSWATIIKRRATYRLAYDDFDIDKVAHYTDAKKSELLQDKGIIRNHLKVDSSINNAQIIEKMHQNGEKFSDYIWNFVDNKPIINHYSDMDEMPAQTDLSQRISKDLKKRGFRFVGPTIVYSFLQAVGVINDHLDSCDFK, via the coding sequence ATGCGATGCAACTGGGCCAATAGTTCCGAAGAAATGCAACAATATCACGATACGGAGTGGGGCAAACCAAATCACAATGAAACCTACTTTTTTGAGATGTTAACACTAGAAGGTGCTCAAGCAGGATTGTCTTGGGCAACGATTATTAAACGAAGAGCGACGTATCGTCTAGCTTATGATGATTTTGATATCGATAAAGTGGCTCATTATACGGATGCTAAAAAATCAGAATTATTGCAAGATAAAGGGATTATTCGTAACCATCTTAAAGTCGATTCTTCTATTAATAATGCTCAAATAATTGAAAAAATGCATCAAAATGGAGAAAAATTTTCGGATTATATCTGGAATTTTGTTGATAATAAACCGATAATTAATCATTATAGTGATATGGATGAAATGCCAGCACAGACTGATTTGTCACAGAGAATTAGCAAAGATTTGAAGAAACGTGGTTTTCGATTCGTCGGGCCTACGATTGTTTATTCTTTTTTGCAAGCGGTAGGGGTTATCAATGACCACTTAGATTCCTGTGATTTTAAGTAA
- a CDS encoding ABC transporter ATP-binding protein, which yields MKVLQVQHLQKVFFPGTENERHVLKNINLQVDEGDFIAVIGNNGAGKSTLLNTIAGTLSADSGEIDLANHNVSKKSVAYRSRWMSRVFQDPKMGTAGDLTVLQNLVLAQSHTNTVNLHWYQKKDDVKKYQELLQTLNMGLENFLNTQVKYLSGGQRQALSLLMATLSQPKLLLLDEHTAALDPKTSQEVMKITDEMVQRKHLTTMMITHKMSDALKYGNRLIMVQDGQIKLDVKGVEKQNLNKEQLLEAFA from the coding sequence ATGAAAGTACTACAAGTGCAGCACCTACAAAAAGTCTTCTTTCCCGGGACTGAAAATGAGCGCCACGTACTAAAAAATATTAATTTACAAGTAGACGAGGGCGACTTCATTGCCGTGATTGGCAATAATGGAGCCGGTAAATCAACGTTGTTAAATACGATTGCCGGAACTTTGTCAGCTGATAGTGGTGAAATTGACTTGGCCAATCACAATGTTTCCAAAAAATCCGTTGCCTATAGGTCTCGTTGGATGTCGCGTGTCTTTCAAGATCCCAAAATGGGAACTGCTGGAGATTTAACCGTTTTGCAAAATTTAGTCTTGGCCCAAAGTCACACAAATACAGTCAATTTACACTGGTACCAAAAAAAGGACGACGTTAAAAAATATCAAGAACTTTTGCAGACTTTGAATATGGGTTTGGAAAATTTCTTGAATACTCAAGTAAAATACCTTTCTGGTGGTCAAAGACAAGCCTTGTCATTATTGATGGCAACTTTAAGCCAGCCCAAATTATTATTGTTAGATGAACACACTGCTGCGCTTGATCCTAAGACTAGTCAAGAAGTTATGAAGATCACCGATGAAATGGTGCAGAGAAAACACTTAACCACGATGATGATCACACATAAGATGTCGGATGCTTTAAAATACGGCAATCGTTTAATTATGGTTCAAGATGGTCAGATTAAATTAGATGTCAAAGGTGTTGAAAAGCAAAATCTAAATAAAGAGCAGCTGTTAGAGGCCTTTGCCTAA
- a CDS encoding GNAT family N-acetyltransferase, whose product MSNVFLRQAKLDDLPRIIDIIDSAKKTLKDRGVDQWQQGYPNKEILEQDIQEGISFVLMLNGRVVGSAALQQGYDKNYQDMNSGAWDDDSDVTYSIIHRIAIEADHQGEHLSAALIQQLMTMSYYLGYRDVRIDTHPDNLVMQHIITSNGFEEKGTITMDEDKGVRLAYQILLK is encoded by the coding sequence ATGAGTAACGTTTTTTTGCGCCAAGCTAAGCTTGATGATTTACCAAGAATCATTGATATTATTGACAGTGCTAAGAAGACCTTAAAGGACCGAGGCGTTGATCAATGGCAACAAGGTTATCCAAATAAAGAAATCCTTGAACAAGACATTCAAGAAGGTATCAGTTTTGTTCTAATGTTAAATGGTCGTGTTGTAGGAAGTGCAGCTTTACAACAAGGCTACGATAAAAATTATCAAGATATGAATTCTGGAGCATGGGATGATGATTCTGATGTGACGTATTCAATCATTCACCGTATTGCTATAGAAGCAGACCACCAAGGAGAGCATCTTAGTGCAGCTTTGATTCAACAATTAATGACAATGTCTTATTACCTAGGCTATCGTGATGTCAGAATCGATACTCACCCCGACAATTTAGTAATGCAACACATTATCACTAGTAACGGTTTTGAAGAAAAAGGTACCATTACGATGGATGAAGATAAAGGTGTCAGATTGGCATATCAAATTCTTTTGAAATAA
- a CDS encoding metallophosphoesterase family protein: MKLKFNNVARRVLSPRPSEFISTQTENFLRRLKPRPFVVDYIEGVYKNNVLPNINDDTVTISVLTDTHAKAVVSASYYGINGMRHIIEANQVSNDVGIDLNVHLGDLMDGSDKPEISRGLLKFAVENYQASKPPFFIVEGNHDENDKYDEHRFFKSASFHRDDYDSLVTKYDFEQSEILRLNPVSRVGWFDKGDVRIIFIDTSDIPYILSNGSKKYDFKKVRGVREQQLEDLTTVLQKTVDKHVVVMGHANIVSPSGRSALNFNGDLVQQLLVAFNNKETGQLKNELTGDFGVNIRYDFSATGISKVTTYICGHMHYEKNYKVSEINHIILNCSALMGKKHGLTTDYNKKWDRRYNEISELSGYFINIDPNKLRLQIFGYGAATRYVSFEI; this comes from the coding sequence GTGAAATTGAAATTTAATAATGTTGCTAGAAGGGTGCTTTCACCTAGACCTTCAGAATTTATTTCAACTCAAACAGAGAACTTTTTGAGAAGGTTAAAACCAAGACCATTCGTTGTTGATTATATTGAGGGCGTTTATAAGAATAATGTCTTGCCAAACATTAACGATGATACAGTGACAATTTCTGTTCTAACTGATACTCATGCCAAGGCCGTAGTCAGTGCTTCTTATTATGGAATCAATGGCATGAGGCATATAATTGAAGCAAATCAAGTCAGCAATGACGTCGGAATAGATCTTAACGTCCATTTAGGTGACTTGATGGATGGTAGTGACAAGCCTGAGATCAGTCGTGGACTGTTGAAATTTGCGGTTGAAAATTATCAAGCCAGTAAACCACCATTTTTTATCGTTGAGGGTAATCATGATGAAAATGACAAATATGATGAACATCGTTTCTTCAAGTCAGCATCATTTCACCGAGATGATTATGATTCACTAGTAACAAAGTACGATTTTGAACAATCTGAGATTCTACGTTTGAATCCCGTTTCTAGAGTGGGTTGGTTCGATAAAGGTGATGTACGAATCATCTTCATCGATACCAGTGATATTCCTTATATTCTTAGTAATGGTTCTAAGAAATATGACTTTAAGAAGGTTCGAGGGGTCAGAGAGCAACAATTAGAGGATTTGACCACCGTTTTACAGAAGACTGTCGATAAACATGTAGTTGTGATGGGACATGCTAATATAGTTAGTCCTTCTGGACGCAGTGCTTTGAATTTTAACGGTGACCTGGTTCAACAGTTATTAGTCGCTTTTAATAATAAAGAGACTGGACAATTAAAAAATGAATTAACAGGAGATTTTGGAGTAAATATTCGCTATGATTTCTCTGCTACCGGGATTTCTAAGGTAACAACATATATTTGTGGTCATATGCACTATGAAAAAAACTACAAAGTTTCTGAAATTAATCATATAATATTAAATTGTTCGGCCCTTATGGGAAAGAAACACGGACTAACAACTGACTATAACAAGAAATGGGATAGACGATATAATGAAATCTCTGAATTATCAGGGTATTTCATTAATATCGACCCGAACAAACTACGCTTACAGATTTTTGGTTACGGAGCCGCAACAAGGTATGTAAGCTTTGAAATATAA
- a CDS encoding ATP-binding cassette domain-containing protein, whose protein sequence is MKLISVNDLSLQIEGYFAFKHVAFSLSQNEVIGINGDNGSGKTQLLEAIVNNKTPDSGTIDYTPGVRIGYLPQENPQIIEQSTGKYLEDMRRLSKNLAVRKDQLQGMVTFMGLTPYLDTPVSQLSLGLKRQVDFLASVAGHPNVLVLDEPFAFQSEKTIQKMLDLIIDLKDNNSGIILSATRFDKKIATNFDQLYLLDGDLKIQNSRENSALSLLIFRVNPNSKAITHDVENFLVSNQDNQIELEVPLKLRKSILDKMLQLNYQFEGMKRN, encoded by the coding sequence ATGAAATTAATATCAGTCAATGACTTGTCATTGCAAATTGAGGGCTACTTTGCATTTAAGCATGTAGCTTTTTCTTTATCTCAAAATGAAGTAATTGGTATCAACGGCGATAATGGTAGTGGTAAAACGCAACTTTTAGAAGCAATCGTGAACAATAAAACACCTGATAGCGGAACAATCGACTATACTCCAGGTGTTAGGATCGGCTATTTGCCTCAGGAAAATCCCCAGATAATTGAACAAAGTACCGGCAAATATTTGGAAGATATGAGACGTTTGTCTAAAAATTTGGCTGTTCGTAAGGACCAACTTCAAGGTATGGTCACCTTCATGGGACTGACTCCTTATTTAGATACGCCCGTCAGTCAATTATCACTCGGATTAAAAAGACAGGTAGATTTTTTGGCATCTGTGGCCGGTCACCCCAATGTTTTAGTTTTAGATGAACCCTTCGCATTTCAAAGTGAAAAAACTATTCAAAAAATGTTAGATTTGATAATTGATTTAAAGGATAACAATTCTGGCATTATCTTGTCAGCAACCCGATTTGATAAAAAAATTGCCACAAATTTTGACCAACTTTATTTATTAGATGGTGATTTGAAAATTCAAAATTCCAGAGAAAATTCAGCACTAAGTTTGTTGATTTTTCGGGTCAATCCTAATTCAAAGGCGATTACTCATGATGTTGAAAACTTTTTAGTATCCAATCAAGATAATCAAATTGAATTAGAAGTTCCATTAAAATTACGGAAATCAATTTTAGATAAGATGTTGCAATTAAATTATCAATTTGAAGGGATGAAGAGAAATTGA
- a CDS encoding universal stress protein: MEQDYKKILVPVDGSKEAEMAFKKAVKVAQMNGGHLDVLTVLDTKQFIGLHGGMLNGDVIYQLSEDAQKYLNELKDGAVKNGFNEDDIAIHVRFGEPKTVISQEFVEEYENDLIMIGSTGMNAVTRLLVGSVSEYVTRNARTDVIIVRTDTNNDKI; this comes from the coding sequence ATGGAACAAGATTATAAGAAGATTTTGGTTCCGGTAGATGGATCAAAAGAAGCTGAAATGGCTTTTAAGAAAGCCGTAAAAGTTGCACAAATGAATGGTGGACATCTAGACGTGCTAACTGTTCTGGACACCAAACAATTCATCGGATTACATGGTGGAATGCTTAACGGAGATGTGATTTACCAACTATCCGAAGATGCCCAAAAATATCTTAATGAATTAAAAGATGGCGCTGTTAAGAATGGTTTCAACGAAGATGACATTGCTATTCACGTTCGTTTCGGAGAACCAAAGACAGTTATTTCTCAAGAATTCGTAGAAGAATACGAAAATGATTTGATTATGATTGGTTCAACCGGTATGAATGCCGTAACTAGATTACTAGTTGGTTCAGTTTCTGAATATGTTACAAGAAATGCTAGAACTGATGTTATCATCGTTAGAACTGATACTAACAACGATAAGATTTAA
- a CDS encoding BspA family leucine-rich repeat surface protein, with translation MDTSQVKNMSQMFLNCHSLKKLDLSSFKTKQVKDMSQMFSGCRDLKELNISNFDTSQVTDMQGMFSGCETLEELDLSNFDTTNVKDMTDMFKSSDELKSIKFGDKFVVPNQPRDLKMPEKTWIDIGTGTRDNPKPTVDGINSSELLSKADKGRWIVKPDEKYHGPMTVKINNNLGSDLVVEVPTDIQPEFVGSTFELSVPQKTGYKTAKKTVQVMALKDKLSSKDVVTYTPVKTKVQTQGMVEDFNEEITVYPDLKYAQIFDDNEELTTNKDFIGGKTWLSKKLWVIDGQKYYQADDHEWIKATEVFECEKVDATLKTKDVIVTNLVDCRMDMLTNRGLGALSTWKAQNIAYLNHHKYYQIDENEFVDAEKVDVVNQ, from the coding sequence ATGGATACTAGTCAAGTTAAAAATATGAGTCAAATGTTTTTGAATTGCCATTCGTTAAAGAAGTTAGATTTATCCAGTTTCAAAACTAAACAAGTCAAAGATATGTCCCAGATGTTCAGTGGCTGTCGTGACTTGAAAGAATTAAATATTTCCAACTTTGATACTAGTCAAGTCACTGATATGCAAGGTATGTTCAGTGGTTGTGAGACTTTGGAAGAATTAGATTTGTCCAATTTCGATACGACTAATGTCAAAGATATGACGGACATGTTCAAATCTTCAGATGAATTAAAATCAATTAAGTTCGGTGATAAATTTGTGGTTCCCAACCAGCCACGAGATTTGAAAATGCCAGAAAAAACTTGGATCGATATTGGGACGGGAACTAGAGATAATCCTAAACCTACCGTTGATGGCATTAATTCCAGTGAACTTTTGAGTAAAGCTGATAAAGGCAGATGGATTGTTAAACCGGATGAGAAGTATCATGGTCCGATGACTGTAAAAATCAACAATAATCTTGGTAGTGATTTGGTCGTTGAAGTTCCAACTGATATCCAGCCAGAATTTGTCGGCAGTACTTTCGAATTATCGGTTCCACAAAAGACCGGATACAAGACTGCTAAAAAAACGGTACAAGTTATGGCCTTAAAGGATAAACTTTCTAGTAAAGATGTCGTTACTTACACTCCAGTAAAAACTAAGGTTCAGACTCAAGGCATGGTCGAAGATTTCAACGAAGAAATAACTGTTTATCCAGATCTTAAATATGCTCAAATTTTTGATGACAATGAAGAATTGACGACTAATAAAGATTTTATTGGTGGCAAGACGTGGTTGAGTAAGAAACTTTGGGTAATCGATGGTCAAAAATATTATCAAGCTGATGATCACGAATGGATTAAAGCTACAGAAGTTTTTGAATGTGAAAAAGTTGATGCAACTTTAAAAACTAAAGACGTCATTGTTACCAATTTAGTCGACTGTCGTATGGATATGTTGACTAATCGTGGTTTGGGCGCTTTGAGTACTTGGAAAGCACAAAATATTGCTTATTTGAATCATCACAAGTATTATCAAATTGATGAAAATGAGTTTGTTGATGCCGAAAAGGTTGATGTTGTTAATCAATAA
- a CDS encoding carboxylate--amine ligase: protein MNVYGMARAFHELYGGTVKAYADIQLAPTRYTKILSLTLHPGFSEDPVFIEKMREIAKEYQNYEEPVILIGCGDGYAELISKHKEELSKTFVCPYVDYDLLKSLNNKESFYHVADEHGLPHPLTKIITKDMYENKKDLDVPFDFPVALKPANSVEWLDIHFEGRKKAFTIHSQDEYMSIVGKIYDNGYKSDLILQDFIPGDDSNMRVLNAYVDQDHHVKMMCLGHPILEDPTPQSIGNYVAIIPEFNQDVYDRVQKFLEDIEFTGYANFDMKYDSRDKTFKFFEINLRQGRSSFFVTLNGYNLAKYVVEDYVEGTLENEPTVYANKNKAQHKLWLGVPVKVFNKYAAKNDATKYADELIKQDRIGTTVFYDKDKSFKRWLLLTYMFHNYVKRFDKYFQENKGRDFK, encoded by the coding sequence ATGAATGTTTACGGAATGGCTCGTGCTTTCCATGAACTATATGGGGGCACTGTTAAGGCCTATGCCGATATCCAATTGGCACCTACAAGATATACAAAAATCTTAAGCTTAACTCTTCACCCAGGATTTTCTGAAGACCCTGTTTTTATTGAAAAAATGCGTGAAATTGCTAAAGAGTACCAAAACTATGAAGAACCAGTTATTTTGATTGGTTGCGGGGACGGTTATGCGGAACTTATTAGCAAGCATAAAGAAGAATTATCTAAGACTTTTGTTTGCCCATATGTCGATTATGATTTATTGAAATCATTAAATAATAAAGAAAGTTTTTATCATGTTGCGGATGAGCATGGTTTGCCACATCCACTCACAAAAATCATCACTAAAGATATGTACGAAAACAAAAAGGACCTAGATGTTCCTTTTGATTTCCCAGTGGCTTTGAAACCAGCTAATAGTGTTGAATGGTTAGATATTCATTTTGAAGGTCGTAAAAAGGCTTTCACAATTCACTCTCAAGATGAATATATGAGTATCGTAGGTAAGATTTATGATAATGGTTATAAATCTGACTTGATCCTTCAGGACTTTATTCCTGGTGATGATTCCAACATGCGTGTTTTAAATGCCTATGTTGATCAAGACCACCATGTGAAGATGATGTGTCTAGGACATCCGATTTTGGAAGATCCTACACCACAATCAATCGGTAACTATGTGGCTATCATTCCCGAATTTAATCAAGATGTTTATGACCGTGTTCAAAAGTTCCTTGAAGATATTGAATTCACAGGTTATGCTAACTTCGATATGAAGTATGATTCTCGTGATAAGACTTTCAAGTTCTTTGAAATCAATTTGCGTCAAGGCAGAAGTAGTTTCTTCGTTACTTTGAATGGTTATAATTTGGCTAAGTATGTTGTTGAAGATTATGTTGAAGGAACTTTGGAAAATGAACCAACAGTTTATGCCAATAAAAATAAAGCTCAACACAAATTATGGTTGGGTGTTCCAGTTAAAGTCTTCAACAAGTACGCAGCTAAAAACGACGCTACTAAGTATGCTGATGAATTGATCAAGCAAGATCGCATCGGAACAACTGTTTTCTATGACAAAGATAAATCATTCAAACGTTGGTTGTTATTGACTTACATGTTCCATAACTATGTAAAGAGATTCGACAAGTACTTCCAAGAAAATAAAGGACGAGACTTTAAATAA
- a CDS encoding glycerate kinase, with protein sequence MKFIIAPGKYNNNISSKKIGQAIYSGISRALPSAEIVTMPVTDSKYGMPALVKHTIGGKWVKLSLFDAFWEEKTGRYLVTNIDSQDTAIIDSEQVVGVDLAKNKSRDQLFHATSYGMGELVVDAVTSGLRNIVICLGKTAVADGGLGVLQALGAKIYDEAGELVPEGENPLISAQRIDLEDVFELLGNRTKITVLLNYSSSYKLCDKVEYLNEAQEGFLEDNLVYISEKMNQKYNLDIHPMPHSDSIKTLAGAFAMINARILRSSFEWVSKVTGMDSIIRTADILITATDKISGDSMNDDILYHLSRTAGDEKIPTFVLCNNFVDNFQNYEQMFTGIFSTQMTEYDDEITIFENYESVANQLTRTLLALK encoded by the coding sequence ATGAAGTTCATTATTGCGCCCGGAAAATACAATAATAATATTAGTTCCAAAAAAATTGGCCAAGCCATCTATAGTGGTATTTCTCGCGCTTTACCAAGTGCTGAAATCGTGACTATGCCAGTAACTGACAGTAAATATGGAATGCCAGCGTTGGTTAAACATACTATTGGTGGCAAGTGGGTCAAACTGTCTCTTTTTGATGCCTTTTGGGAGGAAAAGACTGGCCGTTATTTAGTTACTAACATTGATAGTCAAGATACCGCGATTATCGATTCTGAACAAGTCGTGGGCGTAGATTTAGCAAAAAATAAAAGCCGAGATCAGTTGTTCCATGCCACAAGTTATGGTATGGGTGAATTGGTGGTCGATGCTGTTACGAGCGGTTTAAGAAATATCGTGATCTGTTTGGGTAAGACTGCCGTGGCTGATGGTGGCTTAGGAGTTCTTCAGGCTTTAGGAGCCAAGATTTATGATGAAGCTGGGGAATTGGTCCCGGAGGGTGAAAATCCACTGATAAGCGCTCAGAGAATTGATTTAGAGGATGTCTTTGAACTACTGGGTAATCGAACTAAAATTACTGTTTTGTTAAATTACTCTAGTTCTTATAAATTATGCGATAAAGTTGAATATCTCAATGAAGCTCAAGAAGGATTTCTAGAAGATAATTTAGTTTATATTAGCGAAAAGATGAATCAGAAGTATAATTTAGATATACACCCGATGCCGCATTCTGATTCAATCAAGACATTGGCAGGGGCGTTTGCAATGATTAATGCACGTATTTTGCGTTCATCGTTTGAATGGGTCAGTAAAGTTACAGGAATGGACTCTATCATTCGGACAGCGGATATTTTAATTACAGCTACTGATAAAATATCAGGTGATTCGATGAATGATGATATTTTATATCATTTAAGTCGAACGGCTGGAGATGAAAAAATTCCTACTTTTGTTTTGTGTAATAATTTTGTTGATAACTTTCAAAATTACGAGCAGATGTTTACGGGTATCTTTTCGACACAAATGACTGAGTATGACGATGAAATTACTATTTTTGAAAATTATGAATCAGTCGCAAATCAATTAACAAGAACACTTTTGGCATTAAAATGA